The proteins below come from a single Corylus avellana chromosome ca3, CavTom2PMs-1.0 genomic window:
- the LOC132175680 gene encoding dirigent protein 22-like: protein MASFHNFVTTLYSFLIFSASLNTITGAFVEEVSKARVINREEKTTHLHFFFHDVLGGNHPTALRIAGPPESTISDFGNTMIIDNALTEEADPTSKLVGRAQGLYSMASQNDVAFLMVVNFAFMEDKYKGSSISMIGRNPVANDVREMPIVGGSGLFRNSRGYALAHTNGMDPSTGNAIVEYNVYVSNFELAATANTATANAVDASLATREYLPWQYFFILFFFGLYYIVI from the coding sequence ATGGCTTCTTTTCACAATTTCGTCACCACCCTTTACTCCTTCCTCATCTTCTCAGCCTCCCTGAACACCATCACCGGAGCTTTCGTTGAAGAAGTCTCAAAAGCCAGGGTAATAAATCGTGAAGAAAAGACGACCCACCTCCACTTCTTCTTCCATGATGTCCTCGGTGGCAATCACCCAACTGCTCTGAGAATTGCAGGGCCACCAGAAAGCACCATTTCCGATTTCGGGAACACGATGATTATTGATAATGCGCTCACAGAGGAAGCAGATCCCACGTCGAAGCTGGTTGGAAGAGCTCAAGGCTTGTACTCCATGGCTTCCCAGAACGATGTCGCTTTCCTTATGGTTGTGAATTTTGCTTTCATGGAAGATAAGTATAAAGGGAGTAGCATCAGCATGATCGGAAGAAATCCAGTGGCCAATGACGTGAGAGAAATGCCGATTGTTGGAGGTAGTGGGCTTTTCAGGAATTCTCGCGGCTATGCTTTGGCGCATACAAATGGGATGGATCCAAGCACAGGAAATGCCATTGTTGAGTACAATGTTTATGTCTCCAATTTCGAGCTCGCTGCTACTGCTAATACTGCTACTGCTAACGCGGTTGATGCTAGCTTAGCGACACGGGAATATTTGCCATGgcaatatttctttattttatttttctttggtttataTTACATTGTTATTTGA
- the LOC132174128 gene encoding receptor-like protein 56 translates to MKISFGDYVILIWVMATTFFSFACGTGCSEEQKRALMEINNSTNGVGFLGSWDGSHCCDQTPAIVCGGIAGGVWRIELLNLNVDMESLSKWYPNVTLFTLFDELEELSITNMQIGGGLQPFCELKQLKHLNGLYLEHNGLEAVIPSCLGTIASLQELYLSRNNLYGNLPPSIFSNQSMISHFDVSGNHLEGVLSFSIFANASSLKHNDLSRNYDFQVETESPSWVPTFQLFDLILADCNLNKKNGHVVPSFISTQYSLAHLDLSRNSIEGGMPCNLLFNTNITYLSLRSNKIDASFLDCFAIQTSSLEFLDISNNHVKGRLPEYAGHLLPHLSDVNMSSNLLEGNIPWSFGNLSLETLDLSNNMFSGTIPQRLTRDGTELEYLNLSNNQLQGEMLPRNSTMRSLECLLLGGNQFEGIISPMISNSLLLQILDVKNNHLSGNIPKWLYDHPTLAIVLLGGNRFEGHLLQRMCQMASLRVFDICYNHVSGQIPSCLGNITFWGKTPPIGEYGFGNMVAIDASWRIKNMVYDFKGVPLSLMIGIDLSSNQLTGSIPSEMGDLSYLRFLNLSKNFLTGPIPNSFRNLKNVESLDLSQNKLSGKIPHELVGLTSLSTFSVAYNNLSGRIPFERQFSTFKMQCYDGNLDLCGDPLPRNCSTTNEHEPEHKGQNKDEKEWTRIIDSPLFFYAFVAVSYAFGFWVFFGILIINKNLRHTYFRAVDRFIESCFEMLSKYW, encoded by the exons ATGAAGATTTCTTTTGGTGACTATGTCATTTTGATTTGGGTTATGGCTACCACTTTTTTCTCTTTCGCTTGTGGTACAGGATGCAGCGAAGAACAGAAGAGAGCTCTCATGGAGATCAACAACTCTACAAATGGTGTAGGCTTTCTGGGCAGCTGGGATGGAAGCCATTGTTGTGATCAAACGCCTGCAATCGTATGTGGCGGTATTGCTGGGGGAGTTTGGCGTATCGAATTGTTGAACTTGAATGTCGACATGGAATCATTAAGCAAGTGGTATCCAAATGTAACATTGTTCACCTTATTTGATGAACTGGAAGAACTGTCAATTACTAACATGCAAATTGGAGGAGGGCTTCAAC CTTTTTGCGAATTGAAGCAACTAAAACATCTGAATGGGTTGTATCTTGAGCATAATGGATTGGAAGCCGTTATTCCCTCTTGTCTTGGGACGATTGCGAGCCTTCAAGAACTTTATCTATCGCGTAATAACCTTTATGGTAATCTACCTCCATCAATATTCTC TAACCAAAGCATGATTTCCCATTTTGATGTTTCGGGCAATCATTTAGAAGGGGTTttatcattttcaatttttgccAATGCTTCTAGTCTTAAACACAATGATCTTTCAAGAAACTACGATTTTCAAGTTGAAACCGAATCTCCCTCATGGGTCCCAACCTTTCAACTATTCGATCTGATCTTGGCGGACTGCAACCTCAACAAGAAGAATGGTCACGTTGTCCCAAGCTTCATCTCCACCCAATATTCCTTGGCACATCTAGACTTGTCTAGAAACTCAATAGAGGGAGGCATGCCTTGTAACCTATTGTTCAACACGAATATCACATATCTATCCTTGAGAAGCAACAAAATCGATGCTTCTTTTCTTGATTGCTTTGCTATTCAAACTTCATCACTTGAGTTTCTTGACATATCTAATAATCATGTCAAAGGTCGTCTTCCCGAATATGCTGGACATCTTCTTCCACACTTGAGTGACGTTAACATGTCCTCAAATTTATTAGAAGGCAACATTCCTTGGTCATTTGGTAATTTGTCTCTTGAAACATTAGATCTTTCTAACAACATGTTTTCAGGAACAATACCTCAAAGGTTGACTAGAGATGGCACCGAACTGGAATATCTAAATCTATCGAATAATCAATTGCAAGGAGAAATGCTCCCAAGGAACTCCACGATGAGATCGCTTGAGTGTTTACTACTTGGCGGCAATCAGTTTGAAGGAATTATCTCACCCATGATATCAAACAGTCTGCTTTTGCAAATCTTAGATGTTAAAAATAATCACTTGTCTGGTAATATTCCAAAGTGGCTGTATGATCATCCTACATTGGCTATAGTTCTTTTAGGTGGAAATCGCTTTGAAGGCCACCTACTCCAACGAATGTGTCAAATGGCTAGTTTGCGAGTTTTCGATATCTGTTATAATCATGTTTCAGGTCAAATTCCCTCTTGTCTCGGTAACATTACATTCTGGGGGAAAACTCCTCCAATTGGAGAATATGGATTTGGAAATATGGTTGCAATTGACGCATCTTGGCGaataaaaaatatggtatatgATTTCAAAGGTGTACCACTCTCGTTGATGATTGGAATTGACTTGTCATCCAACCAATTGACAGGTAGCATTCCTTCTGAAATGGGAGACTTGTCATACCTTCGCTTCTTGAATTTGTCGAAAAATTTTCTAACAGGCCCCATTCCAAATTCTTTTCGAAACTTGAAAAATGTGGAGAGCTTGGATCTTTCTCAAAACAAGTTGAGTGGGAAAATCCCTCATGAATTGGTTGGACTCACTTCTCTATCCACATTTAGTGTTGCATATAATAATCTTTCAGGAAGAATCCCATTTGAGCGGCAATTCTCAACTTTCAAGATGCAATGCTATGATGGCAATCTGGATCTATGTGGAGACCCTCTGCCAAGAAACTGCTCAACCACAAATGAGCATGAACCTGAACACAAGGGCCAAAATAAGGACGAAAAAGAATGGACTAGAATAATTGATAGCCCTTTATTCTTCTATGCATTTGTTGCTGTCTCTTATGCATTTGGATTTTGGGTCTTCTTTGGGATTCTAATCATTAACAAGAACTTGAGGCATACATATTTTAGAGCTGTGGACAGATTTATTGAGTCTTGTTTTGAAATGCTTTCCAAGTATTGGTGA
- the LOC132175679 gene encoding beta-amyrin 28-monooxygenase-like encodes MAAFFLILALVPLVLLLSIFAFTPRSKGSRNLPPGSFGWPIMGETLEFLFGKPEKFVFERMNKYSPDIFKTKILGEETAVICGPSGHKFLFSNEQKLFTAFRPHSMQKIFRSYQKPSAAPVSLDNQAKILKSPGFLKPEALVRYLGKMDSITQQHLQTHWEGNDVVKAFPFAKTLTLTLACRFFLGTDDPERIARLVSKFDDITLGMHSIPVNFPGTIFYKANRAAAGIRRELRTIIGEKKAAMATGAPMQDILSHMIVVTDPSGKYMPEAEIADKIMGLLVAGYSTVATAMTFFMKYVGERPDIYEKILAEQLEVSASKKPGEVLDWEDTQKMKYSWKVLSEVMRLTPPLQGTFRVALTDFTYAGYTIPKGWKVYWTVSSTNKNHDFFPEPEKFDPSRYDDANTFPPFTFVPFGGGARMCPGKEYARLAILTFVHNVVKRFKWEVILPNEQIIGDMMPTPQKGLPIRLIRHH; translated from the exons ATGGCGGCCTTCTTCCTCATCCTAGCTTTGGTCCCTCTGGTTCTTCTTCTTAGCATCTTTGCTTTCACACCCAGATCCAAGGGTTCTCGGAACCTGCCACCAGGGAGCTTCGGATGGCCTATCATGGGTGAAACTCTCGAGTTCCTGTTTGGGAAGCCAGAAAAGTTTGTGTTCGAACGGATGAACAAGTACTCCCCTGATATATTCAAGACGAAAATTCTCGGAGAGGAAACCGCAGTCATCTGCGGCCCCAGCGGACACAAATTCCTCTTCTCCAACGAGCAAAAGCTCTTCACCGCATTCCGTCCTCATTCAATGCAAAAGATCTTCCGGTCTTACCAAAAGCCCTCTGCCGCGCCAGTCTCCCTCGACAACCAGGCAAAAATCTTAAAATCGCCGGGGTTTTTGAAGCCTGAAGCATTGGTGCGGTACTTGGGGAAAATGGACTCCATAACACAGCAACATTTGCAAACTCACTGGGAAGGAAACGACGTCGTCAAGGCCTTCCCTTTTGCGAAAACGCTCACCTTGACTCTCGCTTGCAGATTTTTCTTGGGCACCGATGATCCAGAACGTATTGCTCGGCTTGTGAGCAAATTCGATGACATTACGCTGGGGATGCATTCGATTCCGGTGAATTTCCCGGGAACAATATTTTATAAAGCAAACAGAGCAGCGGCGGGGATCCGCCGGGAGCTGAGGACGATTATTGGGGAGAAGAAGGCAGCCATGGCAACCGGAGCACCCATGCAGGATATACTGTCGCACATGATTGTCGTCACCGACCCATCTGGGAAATATATGCCGGAGGCTGAAATTGCCGACAAGATCATGGGTTTGCTTGTTGCAGGGTATAGCACAGTGGCTACTGCCATGACTTTCTTCATGAAATATGTCGGAGAGAGACCAGACATCTACGAGAAGATCCTCGCTG AGCAATTGGAGGTCTCAGCGTCGAAGAAGCCCGGGGAAGTATTGGATTGGGAAGACACACAGAAAATGAAGTATTCTTGGAAGGTGTTGAGTGAAGTCATGAGGCTCACACCACCACTTCAGGGGACTTTCAGGGTGGCTCTCACTGATTTTACCTATGCCGGTTACACCATTCCAAAGGGGTGGAAG GTATATTGGACAGTGAGCTCAACAAACAAGAACCATGATTTTTTCCCAGAACCAGAAAAATTTGACCCCTCAAGGTACGATGATGCCAATACATTTCCTCCATTCACGTTTGTTCCATTTGGAGGTGGAGCTCGCATGTGCCCTGGGAAAGAGTATGCTCGGCTTGCCATTCTCACTTTTGTTCACAATGTGGTGAAGAGGTTCAAATGGGAGGTGATCCTCCCCAATGAGCAAATTATTGGTGATATGATGCCCACCCCACAAAAAGGACTTCCAATTCGTCTTATTAGGCATCATTAG
- the LOC132174129 gene encoding receptor-like protein 56 has translation MGCWLLKRFLNSTRCPMNNESLWWYTHSAEELEKESVDGEFQESEFINEEFRHEDVEDHLQGFVAWDSPPTYDEKPKKDDSWEEEKPLEEHEEDRFYLMFDGLYPEEDDQLDGEECEEDGFFPIFDGLYPEDDQLEEEEPTDDIADYEEGGEDLLGEAPNFNGEELALAKFFNLLLLFSNIARVPSYVMLRIAKHEDAPPTVAYHWLDYGDEILRGLEDCNINKKNGHIFPSFILTQYSLLRLDLSVNSIEGSIPCQLLFNTNITYLSLRSNKIDGSFLDCVANQTSSLTVLDISNNYVKGRLPENIGHLLPSLLQVNMSSNALQGKIPWSFGNLSLEIVDLSNNMFSGTIPQSLTRNGSHVAYLNLSNNKLQGEMLPRNSNMTWLETLLLGGNHFEGVISPTISNSPSLEILDVRNNHLSGSIPKWLYDRPRLAIILLGGNRFEGHLLRQMCQMERLRIFDISNNHVSGRIPTCLDNITFWKKMSPTGTFVNGLAHADEMQVEIGASWQIKNAVYNFKGIPLWLITGIDMSSNQLTGSIPSKMGDLSQIRFLNLSNNFLTSPIPISFQNLKNVESLDLSHNNLSGKIPYELVGLTSLSTFSVAYNNLSGRIPFERQFSTFGMQCYDGNPDLCGDPLPRNCSTTNELEPEHNSQSKDKEEETRIIDSHLFFYAFVAVSYAFGFWVFFGILILNKNWRHNYFRAVDRFIESFFEMLSKYW, from the exons ATGgggtgttggctgttgaagaggttcTTGAATTCAACGAGGTGCCCGATGAACaacgagtctctttggtggtacacACATTCTGCGGAAGAGTTG gaaaaagaatctgTGGATGGAGAGTTTCAGGAGTCTGAATTCATTAATGAAGAGTTCcgacatgaagatgttgaagatcattTGCAAGGATTTGTGGCTTGGGATTcaccaccaacctatgatgagaAGCCCAAAAAAGATGATTCATGGGAAGAGGAAAAACCCCTGGAGGAGCACGAAGAAGATAGGTTTTATCTCATGTTTGacggcctctaccccgaagaagatgaccaatTGGATGGAGAAGAATGCGAAGAAGATGGTTTTTTTCCCATATTTGacggcctctaccccgaagatgatcaattggaagaggaagagcccacGGATGACATCGCTGATTATGAAGAGGGTGGTGAAGACCTTTTAGGTGAAGCGCctaattttaatggtgaagag CTAGCTCTAGCCAAATTTTTCAATCTACTTCTGCTTTTTTCAAATATAGCTAGA GTTCCGTCTTATGTGATGCTAAGAATCGCAAAGCATGAGGATGCACCTCCTACCGTTGCATATCACTGGTTGGATTA TGGAGATGAGATTCTGA gagGATTGGAGGATTGCAACATCAACAAGAAGAATGGTCACATTTTTCCAAGCTTCATCTTGACCCAATATTCCTTGTTACGGCTAGATTTGTCCGTAAACTCAATAGAGGGAAGCATACCTTGTCAGCTGTTGTTCAACACGAATATCACGTATTTATCCTTGAGAAGCAACAAAATCGATGGTTCTTTTCTTGATTGTGTTGCTAATCAAACTTCGTCACTTACGGTTCTTGACATATCTAATAATTATGTCAAAGGTCGTCTTCCTGAAAATATTGGACATCTTCTTCCAAGCTTACTTCAAGTTAACATGTCCTCAAATGCATTACAAGGCAAAATTCCATGGTCATTTGGTAATCTGTCTTTGGAAATAGTAGATCTTTCTAACAACATGTTCTCAGGAACAATACCACAAAGTTTGACTAGAAATGGAAGCCACGTGGCATATCTAAATCTATCAAACAATAAGTTGCAAGGAGAAATGCTCCCAAGGAACTCCAACATGACATGGCTGGAGACTTTACTACTTGGCGGCAATCATTTTGAAGGAGTCATCTCACCCACGATATCAAACAGTCCCTCTTTGGAAATATTAGATGTTCGAAACAATCACTTGTCTGGTAGTATTCCAAAGTGGTTGTATGATCGTCCTAGATTGGCCATAATTCTTTTAGGTGGAAATCGCTTTGAAGGTCACCTACTCCGACAAATGTGTCAAATGGAAAGGTTGCGAATTTTCGATATCTCTAATAATCATGTTTCAGGTCGAATTCCCACCTGCCTTGATAACATTACATTCTGGAAGAAGATGTCTCCAACCGGAACATTTGTAAATGGACTTGCACATGCAGATGAAATGCAAGTTGAAATCGGAGCGTCATGGCAAATAAAAAATGCGGTATATAATTTCAAAGGTATACCGCTATGGTTGATTACTGGAATTGACATGTCATCCAACCAATTGACAGGTAGCATTCCTTCTAAAATGGGAGACTTGTCACAGATTCGATTTTTGAACTTGTCAAATAATTTCTTAACAAGTCCCATTCCGATTTCTTTCCAAAACTTGAAAAACGTGGAGAGCTTGGATCTTTCTCACAACAATTTGAGTGGGAAAATCCCTTATGAATTGGTTGGACTCACCTCTCTATCTACATTTAGTGTTGCATATAACAATCTTTCAGGAAGAATCCCATTTGAACGACAATTCTCAACTTTTGGGATGCAATGCTATGATGGTAATCCAGATCTTTGTGGAGACCCTCTACCAAGGAATTGCTCAACCACAAATGAGCTTGAACCTGAGCATAACAGTCAAAGTAaggacaaagaagaagagactAGAATAATTGATAGCCATTTATTCTTCTATGCATTTGTTGCTGTCTCTTATGCAtttggattttgggtttttttcgGAATCCTAATCTTGAATAAGAATTGGAGGCATAACTATTTTAGAGCCGTGGATAGATTTATTGAGTCTTTTTTTGAAATGCTTTCCAAGTATTGGTGA